Proteins from a single region of Bos javanicus breed banteng chromosome 25, ARS-OSU_banteng_1.0, whole genome shotgun sequence:
- the SRRM2 gene encoding serine/arginine repetitive matrix protein 2 isoform X6: MYNGIGLPTPRGSGTNGYVQRNLSLVRGRRGERPDYKGEEELRRLEAALVKRPNPDILDHERKRRVELRCLELEEMMEEQGYEEQQIQEKVATFRLMLLEKDVNPGGKEENPGQRPAVTETHQLAELNEKKNERLRAAFGISDSYVDGSSFDPQRRAREAKQPAPEPPKPYSLVRESSSSRSPTPKQKKKKKKKDRGRRSESSSPRRERKKSSKKKKHRSESESKKRKHRSPTPKSKRKSKDKKRKRSRSTTPAPKSRRAHRSTSADSASSSDTSRSRSRSAAAKTHTTALTGRSPSPALGRRGEGDVPPREPGTTNIGQPSSPEPSTKQPSSPCEDKDKKEKSAVRPSPSPERSNTGPEPPAPTLLLAEQHGGSPQPLATTPLSQEPVNPPSEASPAQGHSPPKSPEKPPQSSSESCPPSPQPTKVSRHASSSPESPKPAPAPGSRRESSSPASKSRSHGRAKRANSHSHTPSRRVGRSRSPTTNKRGRSRSRTPTKRGHSRSRSPQWRRSRSAQRWGRSRSPQRRGRSRSPQRPGWSRSRNAQRRGRSRSARRGRSHSRSPATRGRSRSRTPARRGRSRSRTPARRRSRSRTPARRRSRSRTPARRGRSRSRTPARRRSRTRSPIRRRSRSRSPARRSGRSRSRTPARRGRSRSRTPARRSGRSRSRTPARRSGRSRSRTPNRRGRSQSRTPARRGRSHSRSLVRRGRSHSRTPQRRGRSGSSSERKNKSRTSQRRSRSNSSPEMKKSRLSSRRSRSLSSPRSKAKSRLSVRRSLSESSPCPKQKSQTPPRRSRSGSSQRKAKSRTPLRRSRSGSSPPGNQKSKTPSRQSHSSSSPQPKMKSGTPPRQGSVTSPQINEESATPQRGSRSESSPDPEVKSRTPSRHSCSGSSPSRVKSGTPPRRSRSGSSSPQPKVKAVTSPVQSHSGFSSPSPSRMTSKTPPRQSRSVSPCSKTESRLLQRHSHSRSSSPDTKVKPGTPPRQSHSGSTSPCPKAKPQTPPGHNLGSKSPCSQEKSKDSLAQSCSESFSLCPGVKSSTPPSFLQQKGQSPTSPDSRSGTSSPEMRPSHSESPYLQSKSQTPPKGSCSRSSSPVAELAPRSPTRGELPASPRLKSEISPEQSRSQSDSFSYPAIDSKSLLGQSRLEPSESKEKTGLLLQEDVSASPPRLKDKLSPPPVQNRPESSPILRDTPRTPSRERGGGVRLSPDTKDQSSALAKPSQDEELMEVVEKSEESSNQVLPHLSPERKETAGSNVESSPEIERPAVPLTLDQSQLQASSEEVSAMASAWSGPHFSPEHKELSNSPPRENSFGSPLEFRNSGGPVAEMNTGFSPEGKDLNGPFPNQLETDPSLDVKEQSTRSSRHSSSELSPDVVEKAGMSSNQSVSSPVLDAIPRTPSRERSSSASSPELKDGLPRTPSRRSRSGSSPGLRDGSGTPSRHSLSGSSPGMKDIPRTPSRGRSECDSSPEPKALPQTPRPRSRSPSSPELNNKCLTPQRERSGSESSVEQKTVARTPLGQRRRSGSSQELDGKPSASPQERSESDSSPDSKAKIRMPLRQRSHSGSSPEVDSKSRPSPRRSRSGSSPEVKEKPRAAPRAQSGSDSSPEPKAPAPRVLPRRSRSGSSSKGRGPSPEGSSSSESSPEHPPKSRTARRSSRSSPEPKTKSRTPPRRRSSRSSPELTRKARLSRRSRSASSSPETRSRTPPRRRRSPSVSSPEPAEKSRSSRRRRSASSPRTKTTSRRGRSPSPKPRGLQRSRSRSRREKTRATRRRDRSGSSQSTSRRRQRSRSRSRVTRRRRGGSGYHSRSPARQESSRTSSRRRRGRSRTPPTSRKRSRSRTSPAPWKRSRSRASPATHRRSRSRTPLVSRRRSRSRTSPVSRRRSRSRTSVTRRRSRSRASPVSRRRSRSRTPPVTRRRSRSRTPTRRRSRSRTPPVTRRRSRSRTPPVTRRRSRSRTSPIARRRSRSRTSPVTRRRSRSRTSPVTRRRSRSRTSPVTRRRSRSRTPPAIRRRSRSRTPLLPRKRSRSRSPLAIRRRSRSRTPRTTRGKRSLTRSPPAIRRRSASGSSSDRSRSATPPATRNHSGSRTPPVALNSSRMGCFSRPSMSPTPLDRCRSPGVLEPLGSSRTPMSVLQQAGGSMMDGPGPRIPDHPRASVPENHAQSRIALALTAISLGTARPPPSMSAAGLAARMSQVPAPVPLMSLRTAPAASLASRIPAASAAAMNLASARTPALPSAVNLADSRTPAAAAAMNLASPRTAVAPSAVNLADPRTPTAPAVNLAGARTPAALAALSLTGSGTAPTAANYPSSSRAPQAPAPANLVGPRSAHATAPVNIASSRTPPALAPANLTSARMAPALSGANLTSPRVPLSAYERVSGRTSPPLLDRARSRTPPGGPGSRTPPSAPSQSRVTSERALSPASRMVQAPSQSALPPAQDRPRSPVPSAFSDQSRSLLAQTTPVAGSQSLSSGTVAKTTSSAGDHNGMLSGPVPGVSHPEGGEPPACAGAQQPSTLAALQPAKERRSSSSSSSSSSSSSSSSSSSSSSSSSGSSSSDSEGSSLPAQPEVALKRVPSPAPAPKEAVREGRPQEPAPAKRKRRSSSSSSSSSSSSSSSSSSSSSSSSSSSSSSSSSSSSSTSSSPSPAKPGPQALPKPASPKKPPPGERSSERGSRRSQRGDSRSPGHKRRKETPSPRPVRHRSSRSP, from the exons ATGTACAACGGGATCGGGCTGCCGACGCCCCGGGGCAGCGGCACCAACGGCTACGTCCAGCGCAACCTGTCCCTGGTGCGGGGCCGCCGGGGTGAGCGGCCTGACTACAAGGGAGAGGAGGAACTGCGGCGCCTGGAGGCTGCCCTGGTGAAGCGGCCTAATCCTGACATCCTGGACCACGAGCGCAAGCGGCGCGTGGAGCTGCGATGCCTCGAGCTGGAGGAGATGATGGAGGAGCAGGG GTACGAGGAACAGCAAATTCAGGAAAAAGTGGCGACCTTTCGACTCATGTTGCTGGAGAAGGATGTGAACCctggggggaaggaggagaaccCAGGGCAGAGGCCAGC GGTAACTGAGACTCACCAGTTGGCAGAATTGAATGAGAAGAAGAATGAGCGACTCCGAGCTGCCTTTGGCATCAGTGATTCCTATGTGGATGGCAGCTCTTTTGATCCCCAGCGTCGTGCTCGAGAAGCTAAACAACCAGCTCCTGAGCCTCCCAAACCTTACAG CCTTGTCCGGGAGTCTAGCAGTTCTCGCTCACCAACGccaaagcaaaagaagaagaaaaagaagaaagatcgaGGACG CAGGTCAGAGAGCAGCTCTCCTCGACGAGAGAGGAAGAAGAGTTCTAAGAAGAAGAAGCACAG GTCAGAATCTGAATCCAAGAAAAGGAAGCATAG GTCTCCTACTCCAAAGAGCAAACGTAAATCTAAGGACAAGAAGCGGAAGCG ATCTCGAAGTACAACTCCAGCCCCCAAGAGCCGACGGGCCCACCGTTCAACTTCTGCTGACTCTGCTTCTTCTTCAGATACTTCCCGCAGTCG GTCTCGAAGTGCTGCAGCTAAAACCCATACAACTGCCTTGACTGGACGAAGTCCTTCGCCTGCTTTGGGGCGTCGAGGGGAGGGAGATGTACCTCCCAGGGAACCAGGTACTACCAACATAGGGCAGCCTAGTAGTCCGGAGCCTTCTACAAAGCAGCCTAGCAGTCCCTGTGAAGACAAAGACAAGAAGGAG AAATCTGCAGTTCGACCTAGTCCCTCTCCGGAAAGGAGCAACACAGGGCCAGAACCACCGGCTCCCACTCTGCTCCTTGCTGAGCAACATGGCGGCTCCCCACAACCCCTTGCAACAACCCCCTTAAGTCAGGAGCCAGTGAACCCCCCTTCTGAGGCTTCTCCAGCCCAGGGTCATTCACCACCtaagtctcctgagaaacctcccCAATCTTCTTCAGAGAGCTGCCCACCATCCCCTCAACCTACCAAAGTTTCTCGGCATGCCAGCTCTTCCCCTGAAAGCCCTAAACCGGCACCAGCTCCTGGGTCCCGCCGAGAGAGTTCTTCTCCTGCATCCAAGAGTCGCTCTCATGGCCGAGCAAAACGGGCTAACTCACATTCTCATACTCCTTCCCGTAGGGTGGGGAGGTCCCGTAGTCCTACCACCAATAAGAGGGGGCGGTCTCGGTCTCGAACCCCTACCAAGAGAGGGCATTCTCGGTCCCGGTCACCTCAGTGGCGTAGATCACGTTCTGCACAGAGGTGGGGACGATCTAGAAGCCCCCAGCGACGTGGCCGCTCTAGGTCTCCTCAGCGGCCAGGCTGGTCCAGGAGCAGAAATGCACAGAGAAGAGGCAGGTCTAGATCAGCAAGACGAGGCAGGTCACACTCTAGATCCCCTGCAACTAGGGGCAGATCTCGTTCTAGAACACCTGCCCGGAGAGGCAGGTCTCGGTCTAGAACACCTGCCAGGCGGAGGTCACGATCTAGAACACCCGCCAGGCGGAGGTCACGATCTAGAACACCCGCCCGGAGAGGCAGGTCTCGGTCTAGAACACCTGCTAGGCGCAGATCTAGGACCCGATCACCTATACGACGGAGGTCTCGTAGTAGATCACCAGCCAGGAGAAGTGGCAGGTCACGTTCCAGAACCCCAGCCAGGCGTGGGCGCTCACGCTCTAGAACACCAGCAAGACGAAGTGGCCGGTCACGCTCTAGAACGCCAGCTAGACGAAGTGGCCGGTCACGCTCTAGAACCCCAAACAGGAGAGGGAGATCACAGTCTAGGACACCAGCAAGACGGGGAAGATCCCATAGTAGAAGCCTAGTTAGACGGGGAAGATCTCACTCTAGAACACCACAAAGAAGGGGCAGGTCTGGCTCATCATCAGAGCGGAAGAACAAATCCCGCACATCACAGAGAAGGAGCAGGTCCAACTCAAGTCCAGAAATGAAGAAATCGCGGCTTTCTTCTAGGCGGAGCAGGTCTCTCTCTTCACCAAGGTCCAAAGCAAAATCCCGTTTGTCTGTGAGGCGAAGCCTTTCAGAGTCCTCTCCGTGCCCTAAACAAAAGTCTCAGACACCACCAAGGCGCAGTCGCTCTGGATCATCCCAACGCAAAGCTAAATCCAGAACGCCACTGAGACGAAGTCGCTCTGGTTCTTCTCCGCCTGGTAATCAGAAATCTAAAACACCATCAAGGCAAAGTCATTCCAGTTCATCTCCTCAACCTAAAATGAAGTCTGGAACGCCACCAAGGCAAGGGTCCGTAACAAGTCCCCAGATAAATGAAGAGTCTGCAACGCCACAGAGAGGGAGCCGTTCGGAATCATCACCTGACCCTGAGGTGAAGTCTAGGACCCCTTCGAGACatagctgctctgggtcttctccTTCTAGGGTGAAATCTGGCACACCTCCAAGACGGAGCCGATCTGGGTCGTCATCTCCACAACCCAAAGTGAAGGCAGTAACATCACCAGTCCAAAGCCATTCTGGCTTCTCTTCTCCAAGTCCTAGTAGGATGACATCTAAAACACCTCCAAGGCAAAGCAGATCAGTGTCTCCATGCTCTAAGACAGAATCTAGGTTGTTGCAAAGACACAGCCATTCTAGATCTTCCTCTCCAGATACCAAAGTGAAACCTGGAACACCACCAAGACAAAGTCACTCAGGGTCTACTTCGCCGTGCCCCAAAGCAAAGCCCCAAACTCCACCAGGGCATAATCTTGGATCAAAGTCCCCATGTTCCCAAGAGAAGTCTAAAGATTCACTAGCACAGAGTTGCTCTGAATCCTTCTCCCTCTGTCCAGGAGTCAAGTCTAGCACACCACCCTCATTTCTGCAACAGAAAGGACAATCTCCAACTTCACCAGACTCCAGATCTGGTACTTCAAGCCCAGAAATGAGACCAAGTCATTCTGAGTCTCCATATCTGCAGAGCAAATCTCAAACACCTCCTAAGGGCAGCTGCTCTAGGTCCTCATCTCCAGTCGCTGAGCTGGCACCCAGATCTCCAACAAGAGGTGAATTGCCAGCAAGTCCTAGACTGAAATCCGAAATATCTCCAGAACAGAGCAGGTCCCAGTCTGACTCTTTCTCATATCCTGCCATAGACTCTAAATCTCTTCTGGGGCAGAGCAGATTAGAGCCTTctgaatcaaaagaaaaaactggCTTACTCCTGCAGGAGGATGTTAGTGCATCACCTCCAAGACTAAAAGACAAATTGAGTCCTCCTCCAGTGCAGAATAGGCCTGAGTCCTCACCAATACTCAGAGATACCCCTAGAACTCCATCAAGGGAAAGAGGTGGTGGTGTTAGGTTATCTCCAGATACAAAAGACCAAAGTTCTGCATTAGCTAAGCCAAGCCAAGATGAAGAATTAATGGAGGTAGTAGAGAAATCTGAAGAATCATCAAACCAAGTTCTGCCGCATTTGTCTCCAGAACGTAAAGAAACTGCTGGAAGTAATGTTGAATCATCTCCAGAAATAGAAAGGCCTGCTGTACCTTTGACTCTTGACCAAAGCCAGTTGCAGGCTTCTTCGGAAGAAGTCTCTGCAATGGCCTCAGCTTGGAGCGGGCCACACTTTTCTCCAGAACATAAAGAACTGTCAAACTCTCCTCCCAGGGAGAATAGCTTTGGATCACCTTTAGAATTTAGAAACTCAGGAGGCCCTGTTGCAGAAATGAATACTGGATTTTCTCCTGAGGGTAAAGATTTGAATGGACCTTTTCCTAATCAGCTAGAGACAGATCCATCTCTAGATGTGAAAGAACAATCAACAAGGTCCTCCAGACACAGCAGCTCTGAGTTATCCCCAGATGTGGTGGAAAAAGCAGGAATGTCTTCAAACCAGAGTGTGTCTTCACCAGTACTTGATGCTATACCCAGAACACCTTCAAGGGAAAGAAGTAGTTCTGCATCTTCTCCTGAACTGAAAGATGGCTTACCCAGAACTCCCTCAAGGAGAAGCAGGTCTGGGTCTTCCCCAGGACTTAGAGATGGATCTGGGACTCCTTCCAGGCACAGCCTATCTGGGTCGTCTCCCGGAATGAAAGATATACCTAGAACACCATCCAGGGGGAGAAGTGAATGTGATTCCTCTCCAGAACCAAAAGCTTTGCCTCAGACTCCTAGGCCAAGGAGTCGTTCTCCATCTTCCCCGGAGCTCAACAATAAGTGTCTTACCcctcagagagagagaagtgggtCAGAGTCATCAGTTGAACAGAAGACTGTGGCTAGGACACCTCTTGGGCAGAGACGTCGGTCTGGATCTTCTCAGGAACTCGATGGGAAACCCAGTGCATCCCCTCAGGAGAGAAGTGAGTCAGACTCTTCTCCAGATTCTAAAGCTAAGATACGAATGCCACTCAGGCAGAGGAGTCACTCTGGATCCTCTCCGGAGGTGGACAGCAAATCCCGGCCTTCTCCTCGGCGTAGCAGGTCTGGCTCATCCCCTGAGGTTAAAGAGAAGCCAAGAGCAGCACCCAGGGCACAGAGTGGTTCTGATTCCTCTCCTGAACCCAAGGCTCCTGCCCCTCGAGTCCTTCCAAGACGAAGCAGATCAGGTTCATCAAGCAAAGGCAGAGGCCCTTCTCCTGAAGGAAGCAGCAGTTCCGAGTCCTCTCCAGAACACCCTCCCAAATCCAGAACTGCTAGAAGAAGCTCTCGGTCATCACCAGAGCCCAAGACTAAGTCTCGTACTCCGCCGCGGCGTCGCAGCTCCCGGTCATCTCCTGAGCTGACTAGGAAGGCCCGGCTCTCCCGTAGGAGCCGTTCTGCGTCATCCTCACCAGAGACCCGCTCTAGAACTCCCCCAAGACGCCGAAGAAGTCCCTCAGTGTCTTCCCCAGAGCCGGCTGAAAAGTCGAGATCCTCACGCCGGCGGCGTTCAGCATCCTCTCCACGCACTAAGACAACTTCAAGGAGAGGCCGTTCTCCTTCACCAAAGCCTCGTGGGCTCCAGAGGTCCCGTTCCCGCTCGAGGAGGGAGAAAACCAGGGCCACCCGACGTCGGGATAGGTCTGGATCTTCTCAGTCAACCTCTcggagaagacagaggagccggtcGAGGTCTCGGGTTACTCGCCGTCGGAGGGGAGGCTCTGGTTACCATTCAAGATCTCCTGCTcggcaggagagttccagaaccTCCTCTCGACGTCGCAGAGGTCGCTCTCGGACACCCCCAACCAGTCGGAAGCGTTCCCGCTCACGCACATCACCAGCACCATGGAAACGCTCCAGGTCTCGGGCTTCTCCAGCTACCCACCGGCGATCCAGGTCCAGAACACCCCTGGTTAGCCGAAGGAGGTCCAGGTCTCGAACCTCACCAGTCAGTCGGAGACGATCCAGGTCCCGGACATCAGTGACTAGACGAAGATCCCGATCAAGAGCTTCGCCCGTGAGTCGAAGGCGATCTAGGTCCAGAACACCACCAGTAACCCGCCGACGTTCAAGGTCGAGAACACCGACCCGCCGGCGTTCCCGTTCTAGAACGCCACCAGTGACTCGAAGAAGGTCCAGATCTAGGACTCCACCAGTAACCAGAAGGCGATCTCGAAGCCGAACCTCCCCTATCGCTCGCAGAAGATCGAGATCCAGAACATCCCCAGTCACCCGAAGGAGATCACGATCTCGCACTTCTCCAGTAACTCGAAGGAGGTCTCGCTCGCGAACCTCTCCAGTGACACGCCGCCGATCGAGGTCCCGAACTCCTCCAGCTATTCGGCGCCGCTCCAGGTCTCGAACCCCATTGCTGCCACGAAAGCGCTCTCGAAGTCGCTCGCCACTTGCTATTCGCCGCCGTTCCCGATCCCGTACTCCACGAACAACTCGGGGCAAACGGTCCTTAACAAGATCTCCTCCGGCCATCCGCAGGCGTTCTGCCTCTGGAAGCAGTTCCGATCGATCACGTTCTGCTACTCCTCCAGCAACAAGAAACCATTCTGGTTCTCGGACACCTCCTGTAGCTCTCAATAGCTCCAGAATGGGCTGCTTCAGCCGTCCTAGCATGTCACCAACTCCTCTTGACCGCTGTAGGTCACCCGGAGTGCTTGAGCCCCTCGGCAGCTCCAGAACACCCATGTCTGTCCTGCAGCAAGCTGGCGGTTCCATGATGGATGGTCCAGGTCCCCGAATTCCTGATCACCCGAGAGCATCTGTACCTGAAAACCATGCTCAGTCAAGAATTGCACTTGCCCTGACGGCCATCAGCCTTGGCACTGCTCGGCCGCCTCCGTCCATGTCTGCCGCTGGCCTTGCTGCGAGAATGTCCCAGGTTCCAGCTCCAGTGCCTCTCATGAGTCTCCGAACGGCCCCTGCAGCCAGTCTTGCCAGCAGGATCCCTGCAGCCTCTGCAGCAGCCATGAACCTGGCCAGCGCCAGGACACCTGCCCTCCCCTCAGCAGTCAACTTGGCTGACTCCAGAAcaccagctgcagcagcagccatgAACTTGGCCAGCCCCAGAACAGCGGTGGCACCTTCGGCCGTGAACCTCGCTGACCCTCGTACTCCCACAGCCCCAGCTGTGAATCTAGCAGGAGCCAGAACCCCTGCTGCTTTGGCAGCTCTGAGTCTCACGGGTTCTGGCACAGCTCCAACTGCTGCAAACTATCCGTCCAGCTCCAGAGCACCCCAGGctccagcccctgcaaacctggtGGGTCCTAGGTCTGCACATGCCACAGCACCTGTGAATATCGCCAGCTCAAGAACCCCTCCAGCCTTGGCCCCTGCAAACCTCACTAGTGCTAGAATGGCTCCAGCCTTGTCTGGTGCAAACCTCACCAGCCCCAGGGTGCCCCTCTCTGCCTATGAGCGTGTTAGTGGGAGAACCTCACCACCACTCCTTGACCGAGCCAGGTCCAGAACCCCACCAGGGGGCCCAGGCTCCAGAACCCCGCCATCTGCCCCAAGCCAGTCTAGAGTGACCTCTGAGAGGGCTCTGTCTCCTGCTTCTAGAATGGTCCAGGCTCCCTCACAGTCTGCTCTTCCTCCAGCTCAAGATCGGCCTAGGTCCCCTGTGCCATCTGCTTTTTCTGACCAATCTCGATCTTTGCTTGCCCAGACCACCCCTGTAGCAGGGTCGCAGTCCCTTTCCTCTGGCACGGTGGCAAAGACCACGTCCTCTGCTGGTGACCACAATGGCATGCTCTCTGGCCCTGTCCCCGGGGTGTCCCACCCAGAGGGTGGGGAACCACCCGCCTGTGCCGGGGCCCAGCAGCCTTCCACACTGGCTGCCCTGCAGCCAGCCAAGGAGCGGCGGAGTTCCTCGTCCTCCTCGTCCTccagctcctcttcctcctcgtcGTCGTCCTCGTcgtcctcgtcctcctcctctgGCTCCAGCTCTAGTGACTCGGAGGGCTCTAGCCTTCCTGCGCAACCTGAGGTAGCACTGAAGAG ggtccccagccctgccccagcccccaagGAGGCTGTTCGAGAGGGCCGTCCTCAGGAGCCAGCCCCAGCCAAGCGGAAGAGGCGTTCTAGCAGCTCCAgttccagctcctcctcctcctcttcatcatcctcctcctcttcctcctcctcctcttcctcctcctcctcctcttcctcatcctcttcttcctcctctacttcttcctctccctcccctgctaAGCCTGGCCCTCAGGCCTTGCCCAAACCTGCAAGCCCCAAGAAGCCACCCCCTGGCGAGCGGAG CAGTGAGCGGGGTTCCCGGAGAAGCCAGCGTGGGGACAGCCGCTCCCCAGGTCACAAGCGCAGAAAGGAGACGCCCAGCCCCCGCCCTGTGCGGCACCGCTCCTCAAG GTCTCCGTGA